The genomic DNA TAGGTATGGCGTATGGTTGTACAACATCAACTACAGTGAAATGGTTTCCTGACAAAAAAGGACTTGCTGGGGGATTGACTGCTGCTGGATTCGGTTCAGGAGCTGTATTATTCGCACCCTTAGCTAAAAATCTTATTTCTACTAATGGAGTCTTGATGACATTTAGATACTTAGGTATAGGCTTACTTATTACAATCTGCTTAGCTTCATTATTCTTAACTGCTCCTGAAAAAAAGGTAACAGTTGTTACTCAAGATGATAAAATTAATAAAAAATCAAATGAAATGATAAAAACAGCTGCATTTTGGGGATTGTGGACAGTGTATATCTTTGGTTGTGTATCTGGCTTAATGATTATTGGGCATGCTGCCCCTATAGCAAAAGAATTTTTAAGTATTGAAAAACTTGCTACATTAGTTGTTATGTTAGTTGCACTTAGCAATACTTTTGGTCGTATTGTTTGGGGCTTTGTTTCTGATAAAGTTGGAAGATATAAAGCTGTTATACTTATGTTTTTAACATCTTCAATAGGTCTTATGTTACTTCGTTTCAAAATAGATCCTAAAGTAGCAGTGTTGGGGATAATGCTTATTGCTCTTTGCTTTGGAGGTTTCCTTGGGACTTTTCCGGGAATTACTGCTGAAAACTGGGGACCTTTGTATAATGGGAGTAACTATGGAATAATGTTTACTGCTTATGGTATAGCTGCTGTTGTAGGTCCTCGTCTTGCTGCAACTATAAAAGAAGCGAATAATGGGGATTATAGCAATGCATTTTTAATATCAATTGCATTTAATATAGTCGGAATGATTTTAATTTTAATTCTTGAAAGAAGAAAAAAAAGTTAAAGTTTATCTTGTATAATTCTAAAAAATTTAATTTACTTGATATTTTTTATCTTGCAATATTTTAATAAATATGATAAACTTAACTGTGATATCAGAAAATTTTAGGAAGGTGAAAATATGAAGAAAGATATACATCCTGAATTTCATGTAGTTGTATTTGAAGATATGGCAGGAAATAAATTCTTAACAAGATCTACAAAAAGTTCAAAAGAAACTACAACTTATGAAGGAGTAGAATACCCGGTTATAAAAATAGCAGTAAGCTCTGCTTCTCACCCATTTTATACTGGCGAACAAAGATTCGTTGATACCGCTGGTAGAGTTGATAAGTTCAATAAAAAGTTCAATTTGGGTAAAAAATAGTAAAATCAGAAAAACAGGATTGAACAGTCCTGTTTTTTTATGAAAAATAATTAGATAAATTTATAAATGTACAGGAGGAAATTATTTATGGCTGTAATAGAAATTAATCACCCATTGATAGAACATAAAATGACTATGCTAAGATCTGTTGATACGGATACTAAATCATTTAGAGAAAATTTAAATGAAATTGCAAAGCTTATGACTTATGAAGCAACTAAAAATTTAAAGCTTGAAGCTACAGAAGTAACAACACCACTTATGAAGACTCAGGCTTATACTTTACATGATAAACTGGCTATAGTACCTATACTTCGAGCTGGGCTTGGAATGGTAGATGGGATTTTAGATCTTGTGCCTACTGCAAAAGTTGGTCATGTCGGTGTATATAGAAATGAAGAAACTCTGGAACCTGTTTATTACTATTGTAAGTTACCAACAGATATCACCTCAAGAAAGGTTATACTTGTTGATCCGATGCTTGCAACTGGAGGTTCAGCTATATATGCTATTGATTACTTAAAACAACAAGGTGTTACAGACATCATATTTATGTGTTTAGTTGCTGCACCTGAAGGAATTGCAAAACTTTTAAATAAACATCCTAATGTTCCTATATATACAGCTAAGATAGATCAAGGACTGAATGAACATGGATATATTTATCCTGGTCTTGGTGATTGTGGAGATAGGATTTTTGGTACAAAATAAATTTTTTAATGAGGCTGTTGCAAATTTAAATTTTTAAAATTTTTGCAATAGCCTTATATTTTATGAGGTTAAAATGGAAAATATGAGAATATTTAGAAATAAAATTTTTGAATCGGCTGTGATGATTTGTATCTTAAAATGTGAGGAAGACGGCAGAGATTATTTAGTCCTAGAAAAAAGAGCAGAAGGTATAAGACAGGCAGGTGAAATTTCATTTCCAGGAGGCAAGAAAGACAAGGCTGATGAAAATTTTTTAGAAACTGCCATAAGAGAAACTGTTGAAGAATTAGGAATAAAGAGAGAAAATATAGTAAATCCTCAATATTACGGAAGTTTTTTCTTTTTAATGGGGGTTTTACTTGAAACCTATATCTGCCATCTAAAAGTAGAAAAAATTTCAGATATATTATACAATAGGGAAGAAGTTGAAAAATTATTATTGGTACCAGTAGATTTTTTTATAGATAATGAACCAATCACAGAAGAGATAAGAGTATATAATAAAACTTTATTTGATCCTAATAAATATAGTTTTACTAAGAGGTATTTAGAGGATTGGCATTTTCCCAATAGAGAAATATATATTTATATGTATAAAAATGAAGCTATATGGGGGATGACAGCTGAAATAATTTTGGACTTTATTAGAACTTTAAAAAAAGAAGGCAAGGTGGGGAGCTATGAATATAGGTAGAGATTTAGCAAGATATATTGTAAATTTGGCTAAGGAGCAAGGTAAAAAAGTTGTGTTCACCAATGGTTGCTTTGATATTTTACATGTGGGACATGTGTCTTATTTAGAAAATGCAAAAAGACAGGGAGATATTTTAATTGTAGGTGTTAATTCTGATGAGTCAACAAGAAGGTTAAAAGGTCCTACTAGACCTATAAATAATGAGAAAGATAGAGCTTGTATGTTATCTGCTTTAAAATCGGTTGACTATACTGTAATTTTCGAAGAGGACACACCGGAAGATTTAATTGCCTATTTAAAACCATCTATACATGTTAAAGGTGGAGATTATAAAAAGGAAGATTTACCTGAAACTAAAATTGTTGAGGCTTATGGTGGAAAGGTTGTAATCCTTAATTTTGTTGAAGGAAAGTCTACAACTAATATTATTAATAAAATTAATAATAATTAGCTTGTACAGACTTAATTGAAAGTGAGAATATTTATGAAAAAGAAATTGAAATTTTATGAAATAGATGAACTTGCTAAAAAATTGGCAAACTTCGTTAAAGAAAATTCTGTGATTGCCTTAATAGGAGAGTTGGGGACAGGAAAGACAACATTTACAAAAACTTTCTCAAAAGAGCTGGGAGTTAAAGAAAATTTAAAAAGCCCTACTTTTAATTATGTCCTTGAATACCTAACTGGTAGATTGCCTTTATATCACTTTGATGTTTATAGACTTTGTGAAGCGGAAGAAATTTATGAAATAGGTTATGAAGACTATATAAATAATGGAGGTGTAGCTATTATTGAATGGGCAAATATTATTGAAGATGAATTACCTAAAGAGTATATAAAACTTACCTTTGAATATTCTGATAGTGGACTAGAAGATGAAAGGATAATTAATTTAGAATATATAGGTAGTAAGACTAAGGAAGGAGAACTTTTAGACTATGTTAATTTTAGGAATTGATACTTCTACAAAAATTTGTAGCTGTGCTATTTACGATGACAAAATAGGAATTATTGCCGAAACAAGCTTAAATGTCAAAAAAAATCATTCTAATATTGTTATGCCAATAATAGATAATCTTTTTAAAATTTCAGAACTTAACATAAACAATATTGATAAAATAGCAGTGGCTATCGGTCCGGGTTCTTTTACAGGAGTTAGAATTGCCTTAGGTATAGCAAAGGGTTTAGCCCTTGCTCTTAATAAGCCTCTTATCGCAATAAATGAGCTTGAGCTTTTAGCTGCTATTTCTAAAGGCTTTAATTTTCAGGGAGAAGTTATTCCACTTATAGATGCGAAAAAGGAAAGGGTTTATTATGAGTATAATGGATTCCATAAAGATGATTATTTAATAAATTTATTAGATAGTTTAAATAAGGATAAAAATTATCTTTTTATTGGTGATGGGGCTAAAAATTATGAATATATTTTAAAGGAAAAATTAGGTGAAAAAGCCTTTATACTTCCTGATTATCATTCTTTTCCAAGAGCTTCCATAATATGTGAGTTAGCTTTTGATAAAGAAGAGGCTAATATTTATACATTGGAGCCTGAATATATTTCTAAATCCCGTGCTGAAAAAGATAAATAATAGATTAAAAGAGAGGTGCTACATTCTAATTTTTTAAAATGTAGCACCTCTCATTTTTAGAAATTTTTAGAATTTATAACCTAGCCCTGTACTAAGTCTTATATCTTTTTTATCACTGCCATGGCTGAAACCATAGTCCATTTTTAAGTTAAATAGAAGTCCGACTTTGTTTTCCATCATATATTCAAGTCCTAAACTTGTTCTGCCCTTTTCTTTTGCAGGAACTAAAACATCAAATTCTCTTCCTCCAACTACATTAGCTCTAACATTTGTTGCCTTTGCTCCACTTAATACTCTTTCATAAGAAAGACCGAATACAAAATTATGATTTGTATTTCCATTTACTAGAACTTTCTTTAAATCTAAACCTAATTCCGCCTTAGTTTGGTTAAATGTTTTTGAT from Fusobacterium russii ATCC 25533 includes the following:
- a CDS encoding L-lactate MFS transporter, coding for MFIKNRWFILIACIIINLSLGAGYAWSVFQAPLIEKFSWTTAQTSLAFSISFAMVPIGMIIFGKIQDEKGPKWVTFGGGLMFGLGMILTSFTKSLFMLYLSYGLILGFGIGMAYGCTTSTTVKWFPDKKGLAGGLTAAGFGSGAVLFAPLAKNLISTNGVLMTFRYLGIGLLITICLASLFLTAPEKKVTVVTQDDKINKKSNEMIKTAAFWGLWTVYIFGCVSGLMIIGHAAPIAKEFLSIEKLATLVVMLVALSNTFGRIVWGFVSDKVGRYKAVILMFLTSSIGLMLLRFKIDPKVAVLGIMLIALCFGGFLGTFPGITAENWGPLYNGSNYGIMFTAYGIAAVVGPRLAATIKEANNGDYSNAFLISIAFNIVGMILILILERRKKS
- a CDS encoding type B 50S ribosomal protein L31 is translated as MKKDIHPEFHVVVFEDMAGNKFLTRSTKSSKETTTYEGVEYPVIKIAVSSASHPFYTGEQRFVDTAGRVDKFNKKFNLGKK
- the upp gene encoding uracil phosphoribosyltransferase — translated: MAVIEINHPLIEHKMTMLRSVDTDTKSFRENLNEIAKLMTYEATKNLKLEATEVTTPLMKTQAYTLHDKLAIVPILRAGLGMVDGILDLVPTAKVGHVGVYRNEETLEPVYYYCKLPTDITSRKVILVDPMLATGGSAIYAIDYLKQQGVTDIIFMCLVAAPEGIAKLLNKHPNVPIYTAKIDQGLNEHGYIYPGLGDCGDRIFGTK
- a CDS encoding NUDIX hydrolase, with protein sequence MENMRIFRNKIFESAVMICILKCEEDGRDYLVLEKRAEGIRQAGEISFPGGKKDKADENFLETAIRETVEELGIKRENIVNPQYYGSFFFLMGVLLETYICHLKVEKISDILYNREEVEKLLLVPVDFFIDNEPITEEIRVYNKTLFDPNKYSFTKRYLEDWHFPNREIYIYMYKNEAIWGMTAEIILDFIRTLKKEGKVGSYEYR
- the rfaE2 gene encoding D-glycero-beta-D-manno-heptose 1-phosphate adenylyltransferase yields the protein MNIGRDLARYIVNLAKEQGKKVVFTNGCFDILHVGHVSYLENAKRQGDILIVGVNSDESTRRLKGPTRPINNEKDRACMLSALKSVDYTVIFEEDTPEDLIAYLKPSIHVKGGDYKKEDLPETKIVEAYGGKVVILNFVEGKSTTNIINKINNN
- the tsaE gene encoding tRNA (adenosine(37)-N6)-threonylcarbamoyltransferase complex ATPase subunit type 1 TsaE, translating into MKKKLKFYEIDELAKKLANFVKENSVIALIGELGTGKTTFTKTFSKELGVKENLKSPTFNYVLEYLTGRLPLYHFDVYRLCEAEEIYEIGYEDYINNGGVAIIEWANIIEDELPKEYIKLTFEYSDSGLEDERIINLEYIGSKTKEGELLDYVNFRN
- the tsaB gene encoding tRNA (adenosine(37)-N6)-threonylcarbamoyltransferase complex dimerization subunit type 1 TsaB; amino-acid sequence: MLILGIDTSTKICSCAIYDDKIGIIAETSLNVKKNHSNIVMPIIDNLFKISELNINNIDKIAVAIGPGSFTGVRIALGIAKGLALALNKPLIAINELELLAAISKGFNFQGEVIPLIDAKKERVYYEYNGFHKDDYLINLLDSLNKDKNYLFIGDGAKNYEYILKEKLGEKAFILPDYHSFPRASIICELAFDKEEANIYTLEPEYISKSRAEKDK